A region of the Acinetobacter defluvii genome:
AAACAGTTGCCAATATCATCTCTGGTTTAGGCTCAATACAAGAACTTAGCACGATTTTAACAACTCAAAACTGTAAAAAAATACTTTTAGTGACTGATGCAGGCATGATTCAACATCAGCTTCATCGTCCAATTTTAAAGATTATTGAACAACTCAAACTTGATTATGTGATTTACTCCGATGTACAAGCCGACCCTGTAGAACAGATTATTTTAAATGCTGTCGATCTTGCCAAACGTGAACAGGTTGACAGTGTAATCGGTTTTGGTGGTGGTAGCTCAATGGACGTTGCCAAAGTCATTGCAATTTTAGCTGAACCTCAGCAACAACAAAGCATTCAAGACCTTTATGGTGTAAATAATGCCAAAGCGCCACGCTTGCCTTTAGTTTTAATCCCAACCACCGCAGGCACAGGTTCAGAAGTCACCCCAATCTCGATCGTGACGACTGGTGAAACCACCAAAACAGGCATAGTTGCTCCGATTTTATATGCAGATGCTGCCATTTTAGATGCCAATTTCATAGTGGGTTTGCCTGCACACATCACGGCGGCAACGGGTATTGATGCGATGGTGCATGCGATTGAGGCTTATACTTCTAAAATTAAGAAAAATTTCTATGCAGATATGCTCGCCAAACAAGCGCTTAAACTGTTAAATAAAAATTTGCCTCTCGTTTTAAAAGATGGTGCAAATCTAGAAGCACGTCAAAATATGTTATTGGGTTCAATGCTCGCAGGACAAGCTTTTGCCAATGCACCAGTCGGTGCTGTACATGCTTTGGCTTATCCCCTCGGTGGACATTTCCATTTATCGCATGGACATACCAATGCTTTGGTTTTAGTTGAAGTTTTAAAGTTTAATTCACCACATGCCAAACAGCTTTATGCGCAGCTGATGCAATGGCTTGATCCATATAGCAAAGGTAGCACGGATGGTTTGTGTGATTTATTTATTGACCACATGCAACGCCATTTAGATGAAAGCAGCTTAACCCTCAAGCTTAGCCAACTGAATGTACCTGAAAATATGCTTCAACGCTTGGCAAAGGATGCAATGTTGCAAACGCGTTTATTGCAAAACAACCCAAGAGAAATGAGCAAGCAAGATGCTTTAGAAATTTACCAAGCCATTTATTAAGCGCTTATTTTTTATTGATTTTAATTAGACGAAAAACATGAAACCCGAAATCAAAATGCGTTCAGCCTATTCATTTTTATTTCCCATCCAAACTCGATGGGCAGACAATGACATCTATGGGCATGTCAATAATGTCATCTATTACAGCTATTTCGATACCGCAGCCAATGCTCTATTGATTCAAAAAACAGGCTTTAATATCCATCACTCTCCAATCATAGGCTTAGTGGTCAACTCATGTTGTAATTTCTTACAAGAGCTGACGTATCCTGAAATTATTGAAGTGGGTGTGGCAGTTGCAAAAATTGGCAATTCCTCGCTCACTTACGACTTGGCTATTTTCAAACAAGGGCAAAACCAAGCATCTGCACAAGGCAGTTTTGTGCATGTCTTTGTTGAGCGTGAAACTAAAAAAAGCACCACCATTCCCAAAGAAATGCGAGATGCTTTACGAGCTTATTTAGTTGAATAAATTAAATTTTCAACTGAATATTTTGTAGTTCACCATCAAAAGCATCCAATAGATTTTTAATCACAGGCTCAGCATGTAACATCTCTGTTGCACGATTAAATGCACGAACTTTACGCTCATTTTGCATGTGAAATGGGGTGATACTTTCCACTTCACCATATTGCACATTAAATACCGTATTTGACCATTGTTGCTTTAAAGATGCTTCTAGCGCATGTTGGGTTTGATGCAATAAATTTTCATATTGCTTGGAAATTTGAAAAGTAGAGTGACCATCAATTTGTCCCATCATGACACCATGTTGCGCTAACTCTTGAACAGCGGGTGATAAGCTACTATTTCTAAACCAAAATTCCCATTTATCTACATTCCATTCCCCTTCGAGTTGCTGTGGGGCAAGTTTTAAAATCTCTTGTGGAGTGTGTTTCGAATCGGAGGGTTGCACATGAGTAATCGTGCTTAGATTTTGCGTAGCAAGGTGTGCTGCAACATTTTCACTCGCGGGTTGCTCAGGGATATTTTTTAGGTTTGATTGTTCAGCCGACCTTGATACATCTGTTTCAGGGGCAAGAAAAAAAATATCTTCCGTTGTAATCGTATTCTCTACTGGCATAGATGCAGAGAAATCTGTACCAAATGAAGTTAAACTCAGCTCATCTGGATCCTGTGCTTGCTTCTGCTGAATTTGATTTTCATTTTGCTCTACAACATGCAGATTATCTTGAAGCGGTAAGGTTTCAAATACAGCACCTGAATCCTCAATCATCGTTTGAGTATCCAAGGTAGAACTTGAATCTACAATCTGCTCAGAGCGAGCAATGCTTTGTTCCTCAGTATGATTTTGCGTTGCAATTTCAATATTTTCAGTGCTTACTTGCTGCTCAAGATCAGGCTCAGCCCCTACCTCAGAAACATAACCGTCAGTTTTATTTTTAATCTCTTGTACTGTTGTGTGTGTCTGAGTTTCAGTTCTTTCAAAAATATGTTGCTCAGTAGATACGGTTTGTTGTTCTGATATCTGTGATACCGTCTGTTGGCTTTCCACTGTTTGCGAAATAGTGATTTCATTCACTTGCAAAGGTCTAAATGCCAGTAGACGCAATACAGTCATTTCAAAACCTTGTTCTTGCGTCACAGCAAGTTGCAAATCCGCACGTCCTTTACAAGCAATTTGATAGTAAAGCTGTAAATCCTGTGCAGCGACCAATTGCGACAAGGTCATAATTTTCTGATTAATTTCAGCGCTATACTTGAGGCTTAAATCAGGTAAATATTGCAACATTGCCAATTCATGCAAGGTCGAAATAAATTGATCCAAGACCAATGACACATCTAAAGCTTGCTGTCTAAATTGCAGTAATAATTGGCTGACACGTTCACGCTGATTTTGGTGAATCGCTAAAATCAAATCATAAATAATGGTACGGTCGATCAGACCCAACATTTCCTTGACATCTTGATGGTGAATCGCACCTTGACCATAGGCAATCGCTTGGTCTGTCAGAGATAGCGCATCACGTAATGAACCTTGTGCAGATTCTGCAATTTGCCAAATCGCATCCTGTTCAGATTGGATGTCTTCTTTATGTAAAATATCGGTCAAATGATGCGTGATTTCATCGACTGCCAAAGGGCGTAATGTAAACTGTAAACAACGAGAAATGACCGTAATTGGCAGTTTTTGCGGGTCTGTAGTGGCAAAGAGGAATTTGACATGCGCAGGCGGTTCTTCCAATGTTTTCAGTAAGGCATTAAAAGAATGCGTAGACAACATATGTACTTCATCGATCAGATAAACCTTGAAACGTCCTTGTGTCGGTGCATAAGGTACGTTGTCCAACAATTCACGGGTATCTTCAACTTTGGTACGAGAAGCCGCATCGATTTCAATCAAATCAATAAAACGCCCTTCATTGACGGCTGTACACGTTGCGCAAACTTCACACGGCGTAGAGGTCACACCTGTTTCGCAGTTTAAGCATTTAGCTAAAATACGGGCAATGGTGGTTTTCCCCACCCCACGCGTTCCCGTAAACAAGTATGCATGATGTAAACGACCACGGTCTAATGCACTGGTCAATGCACGTGATACGTGATTTTGTCCGACCAATTCATTAAAATTACGTGGGCGATATTTACGTGCAAGTACCTGATACATGAAAGCTCCTCATTATTGCGTTAAGGATACTGTTTTTTTAGTGATTAGTGAATGAAGAACTGTAGAGTTCTTTTTTATTAGAGATAATTCGATCAATTATTTCAAATTTGACAATTTTAATCATCAAATTGAGTAATGTTTAAAATTAGTACCATTGATCTTAATTTAACCTATGAGGTCACTCAAATGAGCACCCATTGAAATATCTTCAATTAGTACTCACTCGAGTATCCATGAACTCTCAACGATATCATTGATCTACTAGCTTTTGCTGTGCAGGTAAAGCTCGCCAAACAAACAGCGATAAAACCAAGAACATTCCACCTGAAATCGTCAAAACCTTACTATGCGAGTGAATAAATGCTTCAGAAGCAGCGTGTTGCACCTGCTGTATCAAGATCGGATCTGCATGTTGTATGGCAGCCAAAGCTTCGCCAATAGAGGAACTCACTTCAACAACTAAATTTTCAGGAAGCGTATTGGGCAAAACCATAGATTGTGCGTAAAACACCGAGAGCAATAAGCCAAAAATTGCAATGCCTAAACCAGCACCCAACTCATAAGCCATTCCTTCAATTGCACCTGCTGCAGTGGCTTTTTCTGCAGAAACTGAGGACATAATTGCTGCTGTGGATGATAATAATGCAATTTCTACACTAATCCCCATCAATGCCATCCACACCCATGCCTGAATGGTTTGTGCATCAAAATCTGTCCTTGCCAATGCAAAGAAACATAACGCACACATCAGCATTCCTGCGGTGGCAACAGGTCTAAGACCAAAATTATTCATTAATATGCTGGTAAAAAGTCCACCAACACAGATGGCAATCATAAAGGGTAAAATAAATAAACCTGCTTCAAGTGGACTATAACCATACACAAACTGGAGTTCTTGAGAGAGCAGCAACTCAAAACCAACTAAAGCAATCATTGCCACCATTGCCATCACAATACTGGTCGAAATGACTTTATTTTTAAACAAACTAAAATCAATCATGGGTTGAGTTGTACGAAGTTGATGGCGTACAAAACCGAATAAAAGACATAATCCCAGTGCGAATATCAAAAGCATTGATCCACTAAAGGCATAAATAGATGTTTTGATAGCATAAATCAACATTAAAATCGCACTGACCAAAATTAATGCTTGTTTCAAATTTAAAGTTTGCTTGGTATACACCTGCTGTTTAGGGATCCAGCTTACTATTAAAATCAGTACCAGAATGATGATGGGTACATTGATCAGGAACACAGCCCCCCAACTAAAATGCTCCAAAATAAATCCACCTAGCAATGGACCAAATGCAGCTCCACCACCACCGACCGTTCCCCAAATACCTAAAGCATAATTACGTTGCTTTTCATCTAAAAAAGTATTTCGGACACCCGCTAAAGTCGCAGGTAAAATCATGGCTGCCCCAACGCCAAGAAATGCTCTGGCAACAATCAACATATACGCCGAACTTGCAAATGCAGCAAACAATGAGGCAATACCAAAAATACCTGCACCGATCAACATAAGCCGTTTAAAGCCTATACGATCTCCCAATGCACCCATGGGCAAAATCAATCCCGCCATAATCAATGAATAAATGTCAATCACCCACAACATTTCATTGGCAGATAAAGATAAATCTGTACTCAAAGTCGGAATCGCAACATGCAACACTGTTGCATCAATTGAGACAGGTAAATAAATCAATACGATGATGGCCAAAATCACCCATTTACGGCACATAACACACCCAATTAAAGTTGGACACTTGTTCAATTCTCACATTATAACCATACTTGAACACTTGTCCAACTTTGTTTAAGATTCTTTTTAGTAAAGAATATAAGGATAGTGTTATGAGTTATTTAAATCGTGAACAACGTCGCAATATGATTTTAGAAGCCGCCAAACGTGTTGCATTACTAGAAGGACTAAGTGGCTTAACCGTACGTAGGATTGCAAATGAAGCACAAGTATCAACAGGACAAGTACACCATCATTTTGCATCTAGCTCCCATTTAAAAGCAGAAGTATTTAATGAATTAATGAATCAACTGAATGAAGTTGAGAACCAGATTACCACCCACACGCATCTTGAACGTTTGTCTTTATTGCTAGGTTGTGAAAATATCGAACAAACTCAACCTTATTTACGGTTATGGAATGAAGCTGAAATTTTGATTACACAAGATCAAGAGATCAAAAAAGCCTACAATTTAGCCATGCAACAATGGCATACAGCGTTAGCCAGTACCATTGAATATGGTATTACTCAACAAGAGTTTAAAAAATCCATATATAGTTCAAGTCAAGATATTGCATGGCGATTAATCGCATTTGTATGTGGGCTAGAAGGAATCTATCAACTGGGTTTAAATGGTTTAGATGAACATAGCTATAAGCACCATGTTGAAATGATGCTTAAATTAGAACTATTTTAACCTACGGTTTAGAACCAACCCTTACTTCCCTTTAACTCAGCATCAGCACAACGTAATGCTTCTTGTGTTAGCCCCCACAAACGATAGTCGCCTGTGATCGAACCAATCGCAAAATTATGGGTATAAGCAAAACTGAGTTCACGCTGCGGATCACACCAAGCCCCTGAACCATTATAGCCAATGTGTCCAAAACCTTTTTTTGCACGCTTTCCCATGGTAATGACACGGTGATAACCCAAACGCCATTTCATTGGAATTGGCATTACTCGGTCACGCTTTATGTTCTGAATTTTACTGAGTTCTGCAAATACTTCAGGTTTAATCAGCACTTGCCCTTCCCATACTCCTTTATTGGCAAGCATGGCATAAATTTTTGCTAAACTTTTGGCTGTAAACACCCCATTTGCTGCAGGAATTACAGCCTGTAATCCTTCATCACTAAAAAAGCTAAATTCTCTCATGCTCTTAGGAACCATAGCATCTAAAAAGTCTTGTGGGTTTTGTCCACTGAGTTCGATCAATTTATCTGAAAATGAAATTTTAGATTTTTTCTTGGCTTTTTTAGGTTGTGCCACCTGTTCAGCTATGTGCTTTTGTGCTTTTGGAATCAGCCTTGCGACATTGACTAACTCAACACTGGGTACACCAAAATAAGCCCCATCAAGCGCCAAAGGATCAACCAAATATTTTTGCATTAACCATTTTAGTGGCTGCCCAGTGGCTTTTTCTAAGACACCCCCCACCAACCAACCAAACGTTAAAGCTTGATAAGCAATATCTTCACCGACTTGAAAGCGAGGTTTTGCTTGCTCAATCACTTTGAGCATATGTTGCCAATCTGCCATTTCATTTGCATGGGCTATCATATTTCGAATATCAAACATGCCGCTTTGATGACTCAAAATATGACGTAAGGTCATTTTTTCTTTGCCATTTTGTCCAAACTCAGGCCAATATTTAAGCACGGGCGTATCATAATCAAGAAAACCTTCACTCACTAAAATATGAGCAAGTGTTGCTAAAACGCCTTTTCCTGTGGAATAACATACAGACAATGTATCTGATGTCCAATTTTCAGTTTCTGACTTTTTCCCCGTAAAAATATCAACGACTTTTTTACCTTGAAAATAAACTGTCAATGCTGCACCACCAAGTTGGGTACGACCATCTTGTAAACGGCTAAATTGTTCTGCTAAATCCACAAAACGTTCATCTACATCACCGTGAAAGTTTTTCTTATCCGCAAACAAAATTTCCTTGATCGCACTCATGTTCAACCCCTTATTGTTATTTCATCTCAAAAAAAAAGCCTAAATCATCTCGACTTAGGCTGTCTATCTTATTTGATTTTATTATGCTTTGACTACACCTGACACATGCGGTTTTTGTGATTTTTCATTGCGAATCAGAAAATCTGTTGTTTGCGCTTGTTGTGCTGTCAAAAACTCAACGGTTGAAGGTAAGAACATTGGCAATTTAAAATACACATCCGCCTCATACGCATCTGGCAAAGTCAAACTCGCCAATGCACGCGCTTTACTCCACATCCCATGTGCAATCGCCTGTTTAAAACCAAATGCTTTAGCCGTTAAAGCGTGTACATGAATCAAATTAAAGTCGCCTGACACTTTCGCATAGCGACGACCTGTATTTTCAGCAACACGCCACACAGCTTGCACTTGATAATCAGGTGTTGGGTTTTCTTTGGTTTTTTCAGCTGCCTGAGCATCGGTTTTTTGACGAGATAAATAGGTCGTTAAACCCTCCATTACCACATCATTACCCACTTTTGCAGTAGTAACAAAGTCAAACTGCAGCCCCTTATCATGCGGCTTCACCTCACCAAATGCGCAAGACAAGGTCAGCTTTTCATTTACCCCAATTTTGCGTGTTTGTTTAATTTGATTACGAATATGTACCAAACCTAAAATTGCAAATGGAAATGCTTCTGTAGTCATCATATGCATTTGCAAACTTTGTGACAATACAGCCAAATAAATCGCTGGAATATAACCATTATTTTTAAAGCCACAAACTTCGTTATATGCTCTTAAATGTTGTTGGTCGACTTGTAAAGAATCCACCACATATTCAACTTGTGGTAGCACTTTTTCACCTTTCGGCTTTTTAATGATTAAACCTTGTACAACTTTCGCATAAGCAACATAAGGTTTTGGCAGTTGACTAAAATGGCGAGTATTCATACTAGACCTTTGCATGTTTTATTTCGATATTTAAAACCCCTTCTCTCTCAGGGATGAGGAGCATGCTCCGCAAGAGGTTGAGGGCGCTAGTCACCCTCTCCTTAAAGGAGAGGGAATAAAGCGATATTATTAAGCCCCTAGCAAGCTTTGACCACAAACACGTACCACATTACCATTTAAACCAGTCGATGCAGTTGCTGCAAAGAGTGCAATCGTTTCTGCGACATCCACAGGTTGACCGCCTTGACTCATGGAGTTCATACGACGACCTGCTTCACGGATTGCAAATGGGATCGCAGCAGTCATTTGTGTTTCGATAAAACCAGGCGCAACCGCATTGATGGTAATACCATCTTTTAGAATTGGGGCAGTAAATTTCACCAAACCAATCACACCTGCTTTAGATGCAGCATAGTTGGTTTGACCTAAGTTTCCTGCAATACCCGAAATAGAAGATACACATACGATACGACCATTGGCATTTAAACCTTTATTTGCCAATAAATAATCGTTAATACGCTCAGCCGCAGACAAGTTAATGTTGATGACAAGATCCCACATTTCAGGCTTCATATTTGCCAAAGTTTTATCTCGAGTCACACCAGCATTGTGTACGATAACATCTAAACCGCCTTGTGCAGCCGCAGCAGCTTTGATCTTCTCACCTGCATCAGCAGCCGTAATATCAATTGCAAGTGTTGAACCACCGATTTCACTTGCAACACGGTCCAAGTCAGCTTGTTGTTGTGGCACATCTAAACAAATCACATGCGCCCCATCACGTGCAAGCACATGTGCAATGGCTTCACCGATGCCACGACTTGCACCTGTCACCAAAGCAGTTTTACCTGCTAAAGGTTTTGCCCAATCCACATCGACCACATTTGCTTTTGAAACATGAATCACTTGTCCAGAAACATACGCTGAACGAGGCGAGATTAAGAAACGTAAAGAAGATTCTAAATTTTTTGCAGCATCTGCATCGACAAGTATTAAATCAGCCGCAATACCTTTTTTGAACTCCTTCCCTACAGATTTTACAAAACCTTCTAAAGCACGTTGAGCAATTGCTTGTTTTACAGTCGGCGCTGTTTCAGGCGTTAAACCAATCACAATTACACGACCAGAGTTTTGAATTTGGCGTGAAATTGGATTAAAAAATTTATGGAGTTCAATTAAGTCTTCTGAGTTTTGAATACCTGATGCATCAAAAATCACTGCTTTAAATTTAGACTCTTTATCGCCTTCGTTAAATGCGCCAACAGTTAAGCCCACTTTTGCAGCTTCTTGTTGTAATTCAACATTGTTGCCGACATAGCTATTGGCATGAATATTACTTAATACTTGCGCAATTTCACTTGAAAACAATCCTTTAGGTGCAGCACCCAATAAAACCGCACCTTTTACAACAGGGCTTGCTGATTCAAAACGATCTAACTCAAGGGGTGAAGGTAAACCTAAATTTTTGATGACAAATTTACCAATTGGGGATTTTGCAAATGCTTGGTATTGATCAGTCATGGTGATAATCTCTCAGTAAATAAATTTTTAAATAAGCCAGTAGGTATCCTTTAACTTCAGTGTAATCTCAGATACTTATATTTTAATAGACTTATTCTGTTTCAGTTAAATAATACTTGAGTTGTACGCTACATGTCTTGACCTGAATGCAATGGCAAATGTCATTATAGTCAATTCGACTAACGCACAATTATGATAGTGTTACACCTAAGAAGATTAGCCACATGCTTGGAAAAGCCTTATGAGCAAAACAACTCAAGAAAATCCAACAGTCAAAAATTCTACGGCGGAAGAAGTGTCAAATACATCAAAGCCACGTACACGTGCTAGCAAAAGTACTACAACCCCTGCTCGTACTACAAATAGCACAAGTAAACCACGTCGTACCAATGCATCCACTGCACGTAAAACGACTGCTGCTGCCTCACAAAAAGCTGATCCAGTTACTACTCCATCGACTTTTCAAACTTCTGTTTCACAGGGAAAAACCATGAGTCAAAATACCATTCGCCGTGTTGCAATTATTGGCGGTAACCGTATTCCATTTGCTCGCTCAAACGGTGCATATTTTAAAGCAACCAATATTGATATGCTGACTGCGGCACTCAATGGCTTGATTGAACGTTATAAACTACAAGACCAACGTTTAGGTGAAGTGGTTGCAGGCGCAGTATTAAAACATAGTCGTGACTTTAACATGACACGTGAATGTGTTTTAAACACCCAACTTGCACCTGAAACACCAGCTTATGATTTACAACAAGCATGTGGTACAGGTTTACAAGCAGCTTTTGCAGTTGCCAACAAAATTGCACTTGGTCAAATCGAAGTGGGTATTTCAGGTGGTGTAGACACGACTTCTGATGCACCAATCGCTTTTGGTGATGGTTTACGTAAAGCGTTACTTGAGCTAAATATCGCAAAAACAGGGAAAGACCGCCTTAAAGCATTAACAAAAATTAATGTTAAAGATCTACTTGATGCACCGAAAAATGGTGAACCACGTACAGGTTTATCAATGGGTGATCACCAAGCGATTACTGCGCTTGAATGGGGAATCTCTCGTGAAGCACAAGACCAACTTGCTGCATCTTCACATCAGAAAATGGCAAAAGCATATGAAGAAGGTTTCTTCGATGACTTAATGACACCATTTATGGGTCTTGAGCGTGACAACAACTTACGTGCTGATTCTTCTGTAGAAAAGCTTGCAAAATTAAAGCCTGCTTTTGGTAAAGGCGAAAATGCAACAATGACAGCAGGTAACTCTACGCCTTTAACAGATGGTGCTTCTGTTGTGCTTTTAGCTTCTGAAGAATGGGCAAAAGCCAATGGTCATGAAGTTTTGGCATATTTGTCATTCTCTGAAACTGCAGCAGTTGACTTCGTAGGTAAAAAAGAAGGCTTACTGATGGCACCTGCTTATGCAGTTCCTCGTATGCTTGAACGTGCTAACATGAAACTTCAAGATTTTGACTATTATGAAATCCATGAAGCATTTGCATCGCAAGTATTATCAACACTGAAAGCGTGGGAAGATCCAAAATTCTGTAAAGAGCGTTTAGGTTTAGATGCACCTTTGGGTTCAATTGATATGGCTAAACTCAATATCAATGGTTCTTCGCTTGCTGCGGGTCATCCATTTGCTGCAACAGGTGGTCGTATTTTGGCAACTGCTGCAAAAATCCTCAACCAAAAAGGTTCAGGTAAGATTTTAATCTCGATCTGTGCTGCAGGCGGTCAAGGCGTAACAGCGATTGTAGAAAAATAATATTTTATTTCCGTAATAAATACTGAAATAAAACTCAAATCCCCATAAGGTCAATCTTGTGGGGATTTTTGTTTTTTAACCGTTTGCGGATGATATGGATGGATAAATTTAAAGGTTTTAGGATCAACCACTGTGCTTTTTAAAATTTTTTCGGACTGTTGTTTAATGATTTGCCAGTCTTTTAAATGAACTCGAAAAAAGCGAGCTCGCAATGCAACTTTATTCATATAGGGTTCAAGCGACCATTGCATTTCACATCTAGGACGCCATGTGGTATTTTGTGGTGCGTTATCGCACCTAATCATGGTCATCACCCTGCCTTGGCTATTTTTTTGTACATAAATATCATAGGTATCTCGATACTCCCAATGTTTGACCCATTCAGGATGGGCAACATATTCATCTAAACCAAAGACTTGTTTAGAAGTGGGTACAACAACACCGCTATAATGAAATCTTTTTAAACTTTCCAAACTTTCAATATCTGTATCAACGGTAGACCTTAAAAAGGTCGTATGTACATCACGGTCATAATAACGTGTGCCAGCAAGTACAGAAGTAGTGACCCATTGATTATGAGGCTGATCTTTTTCAGCTTTATATTCTTGTTCACTTTGTGGAGGTGCTTTTCTATAAGTTACCAATATGAGCCCTGTGGTATATTTAAAATCCCAATAAAAACTAGTTAATGATGAGTCAAAATTACGTTTTGGACGCTCATAGCGTTTCCAACCTTTTTCACCTGTAATAGTGGGATCATCACAATATTCAGCCATATCAAACTCTTCGCCTAGCATGACAGGCTTACCACCTAAGTTACCGACACGATAAGGCAAGCCATAAGGTCCCATAGGAATTTTAAAATCAGGATCAACCTTAATTGGTGAAATACAACCTTCAGGTAATTTTCCGGGAGTATGATAGGTACTCGCACATCTGACAGCCATAATGCTGATGCCTATTCCCATAATGATTAAGAGTGGTTTATTCATATTTACCCCATAAAACTGCTTAAAGATATAAATAACAGCGACTATTTTTCATTTCTTATTTTCATGGTTTTAGATCAAATCTATTTTAAAGCATTTATTTATATAGGAATATTCTTAACAAAAATTATGATTTAAATGCAGTATAATTTCCCAAATAAAAAAGAGACTCACTCTCGTAAATCTCTTTCATATTCACATAAAATATAAAACTATTTATTCAATAATTTATCAATCATACCAAACTTTTTAAACAATTTTGCACGGCGTTTTGGATAAATATTGGCTTTGTTTAAATCACCGTTATAGTGTTCAAACACACGCTTATCCATCATTTTAAACCAAATTGCGGGGATGAGTGCTGGTAATAACATCGTGGCATAACCACTTGGCAGTTCAGGCGCTTCATCAAAATGACGCAATGCTTGGAAAGGTCGAGCTGGATAAGCATGATGATCAGAATGACGTTGTAACTGATACAGAAATAAATTGGTCACAATATTGTTATTGTTCCAACTGTGTTCAGGCATAGTACGTTCATATTTACCATTCTCATCTTTCTGACGTAACAAACCATAATGTTCAATATAGTTAATAACTTCAAATAAGCCAATAGCGTATACAGACTGAGAAATGAGGTAAGGCAAAGTACCCTTCCCAAAAAGTTTAAGCATTGTGCCATGGAAAGTTGCACTCATTAACCAACCGTGTAAAAGCTCATTTTCTTTTGTCCAAAAAGCTAATCCTCTTCTTTTTAAACGACGGGTTTCGATTTCAATGGCAGATTTAAAAGAACCAATCACTGTTCGTGGTAAAAACTCATAAAAAGTTTCTCCCATTTGTGCTGATGCTGGATCTTCGGGTGTTGCAGCACGTTTATGATGCCCATAAGTGTGTTCAATACGAAAATGATTATATCCCGAAGGTGCAAGTGCTAAATGTGAGGCATATTGATCAAGTTTATTATGTTTATGGCTAAGCTCATGTGCGGTATTAATCGCAATCCCATTAATCGCCCCCATGGAAATACCGAGTAAAACTTTATCTATAAAAGAAGTGTTTTCACGGCTTACCAAGTAACAAGCATAAACATTTGCAATATATTGAAAAGGAATAAAGCTTTTTACTAAACGTGAATAATAAGGATCTTGTTCAAGACGTTTAATATCTTCATCTGTTGGATTATTGCTGTCTTTTCCAATGATTGAATCAATCGCAGGAATG
Encoded here:
- a CDS encoding iron-containing alcohol dehydrogenase, whose translation is MSHFQFQTVANIISGLGSIQELSTILTTQNCKKILLVTDAGMIQHQLHRPILKIIEQLKLDYVIYSDVQADPVEQIILNAVDLAKREQVDSVIGFGGGSSMDVAKVIAILAEPQQQQSIQDLYGVNNAKAPRLPLVLIPTTAGTGSEVTPISIVTTGETTKTGIVAPILYADAAILDANFIVGLPAHITAATGIDAMVHAIEAYTSKIKKNFYADMLAKQALKLLNKNLPLVLKDGANLEARQNMLLGSMLAGQAFANAPVGAVHALAYPLGGHFHLSHGHTNALVLVEVLKFNSPHAKQLYAQLMQWLDPYSKGSTDGLCDLFIDHMQRHLDESSLTLKLSQLNVPENMLQRLAKDAMLQTRLLQNNPREMSKQDALEIYQAIY
- a CDS encoding acyl-CoA thioesterase, translating into MKPEIKMRSAYSFLFPIQTRWADNDIYGHVNNVIYYSYFDTAANALLIQKTGFNIHHSPIIGLVVNSCCNFLQELTYPEIIEVGVAVAKIGNSSLTYDLAIFKQGQNQASAQGSFVHVFVERETKKSTTIPKEMRDALRAYLVE
- the dnaX gene encoding DNA polymerase III subunit gamma/tau, translated to MYQVLARKYRPRNFNELVGQNHVSRALTSALDRGRLHHAYLFTGTRGVGKTTIARILAKCLNCETGVTSTPCEVCATCTAVNEGRFIDLIEIDAASRTKVEDTRELLDNVPYAPTQGRFKVYLIDEVHMLSTHSFNALLKTLEEPPAHVKFLFATTDPQKLPITVISRCLQFTLRPLAVDEITHHLTDILHKEDIQSEQDAIWQIAESAQGSLRDALSLTDQAIAYGQGAIHHQDVKEMLGLIDRTIIYDLILAIHQNQRERVSQLLLQFRQQALDVSLVLDQFISTLHELAMLQYLPDLSLKYSAEINQKIMTLSQLVAAQDLQLYYQIACKGRADLQLAVTQEQGFEMTVLRLLAFRPLQVNEITISQTVESQQTVSQISEQQTVSTEQHIFERTETQTHTTVQEIKNKTDGYVSEVGAEPDLEQQVSTENIEIATQNHTEEQSIARSEQIVDSSSTLDTQTMIEDSGAVFETLPLQDNLHVVEQNENQIQQKQAQDPDELSLTSFGTDFSASMPVENTITTEDIFFLAPETDVSRSAEQSNLKNIPEQPASENVAAHLATQNLSTITHVQPSDSKHTPQEILKLAPQQLEGEWNVDKWEFWFRNSSLSPAVQELAQHGVMMGQIDGHSTFQISKQYENLLHQTQHALEASLKQQWSNTVFNVQYGEVESITPFHMQNERKVRAFNRATEMLHAEPVIKNLLDAFDGELQNIQLKI
- a CDS encoding SmvA family efflux MFS transporter, which codes for MCRKWVILAIIVLIYLPVSIDATVLHVAIPTLSTDLSLSANEMLWVIDIYSLIMAGLILPMGALGDRIGFKRLMLIGAGIFGIASLFAAFASSAYMLIVARAFLGVGAAMILPATLAGVRNTFLDEKQRNYALGIWGTVGGGGAAFGPLLGGFILEHFSWGAVFLINVPIIILVLILIVSWIPKQQVYTKQTLNLKQALILVSAILMLIYAIKTSIYAFSGSMLLIFALGLCLLFGFVRHQLRTTQPMIDFSLFKNKVISTSIVMAMVAMIALVGFELLLSQELQFVYGYSPLEAGLFILPFMIAICVGGLFTSILMNNFGLRPVATAGMLMCALCFFALARTDFDAQTIQAWVWMALMGISVEIALLSSTAAIMSSVSAEKATAAGAIEGMAYELGAGLGIAIFGLLLSVFYAQSMVLPNTLPENLVVEVSSSIGEALAAIQHADPILIQQVQHAASEAFIHSHSKVLTISGGMFLVLSLFVWRALPAQQKLVDQ
- a CDS encoding TetR family transcriptional regulator: MSYLNREQRRNMILEAAKRVALLEGLSGLTVRRIANEAQVSTGQVHHHFASSSHLKAEVFNELMNQLNEVENQITTHTHLERLSLLLGCENIEQTQPYLRLWNEAEILITQDQEIKKAYNLAMQQWHTALASTIEYGITQQEFKKSIYSSSQDIAWRLIAFVCGLEGIYQLGLNGLDEHSYKHHVEMMLKLELF